Proteins co-encoded in one Cygnus olor isolate bCygOlo1 chromosome 6, bCygOlo1.pri.v2, whole genome shotgun sequence genomic window:
- the LOC121072279 gene encoding germinal-center associated nuclear protein isoform X2, giving the protein MSAGPPFRGPPAFQPPPLRFGQAAVFGPGGGGAAGLPFGPAPAAFGPPFGLGQPAAFPAAGSNAGFSFKPPTNLSSFPAPGEAAAGGGGGAFAAPEFRFKAPDSAAAAAFKPLAGAEAEKGPAAPAAFTFSQPFGFAPEAAGPEPAAGGGFSFSRPAAAAAALGRPEEKGPRPLFGAAEEAGDAAPKGLKRKEERERSPRRAAVAAAGGGGRAAAAPPEKRAVLLSRPRGGALFGRTLQEVLRSQGRGHRDRGDPAEAERGPAEEPPPPVAVAEGREPPRAGKGTGGRWPPPPSRGLPARRVAPAVFPDAPPVTAGRRVRGSESTDSLGGLSPGELTAIQCKNVPDYLNDRTVLEKHFGQFVKVRRVMTRRNKKMAILHFFDHASAALAKKKAKELHKDIVTFWQKKKTSPAKREFSSKEKKAGEDEGRQSSEEQNYQHSPLRKPLIRSSASAVMPGKSSPAKKPGLRKALQFEADLFDSSSEGQNSEAMGTSLSSLSNLIGLVAETSEERYRLLDQRDKIMRQARIKRTDLGKAKTVIGTCPDMCPEKERYMRETRNQLSTFELLLGSDKVDHAAAIKEYSRSSADQEEPLPHELRPSEVLSMTMDYLVTNIMDQGEGNYREWYDFVWNRTRGIRKDITQQHLCNPLMVSLIEKCARFHIHCAHHLCEEPMSSFDAKINNENMTKCLQSLKEMYQDLANKGIYCKSEAEFRGYNVLLNLNKGDILREVQQFHPEVRNSPEVRFAVQAFAALNSNNFVRFFKLVQAASYLNACLLHCYFNQIRKDALKSLNIAYTVSTQRCTLFPLDHLVRMLLFKDCEEATHFISYYGLSVSDGAYVELNRSAFLEPDGLPKPRKSLFVSRKLTVSVGEVVNGGPLPSVPHHVPVSSFNGQSKYTGGSTSVDQASSSQKSSVEATEGRVESKGVDLDVTAVRAQPQAHLLPSLLPRPLVPMLPPVQAISQSAGQPEPLSSKPQPVYTDTDIAEVVDGLVHDVLKGECREVGRAGADYVTAAICTSEATVEELVAEVMEEVLRQVVGSTLSAERERVKEERRRVEEERQRQEREQLIKQLSQLVGMELMEEVINETVQEASANELKCALERDRQARIARCSEEVCGHVMDHFLEDEIFQIAKETLQELQCFCKYLRRWREAVAARTKLKRQMRAFPAAPCCTDPKNKLKALSPSAEWPIAMENLCRRLVNLGNGGKLGISCTRLNWLRNKTVHEIRVRHFYQQLLSDLAWTPLDLTSLITEHIPFQQEQIFWKVLLVLPNDEYAEDDLNRVLVDWFKTKFIGDKSWKKNASCAEGRIQTLTLFNSPGMQGSRSIKVSVCVKVVHGVLSDSELDAANVQKDLLGTSGLILLLPPRVRSEDVAEEDVYWLSALLQLKQLLQVKPFHPIVPLVVVVPTEEEEAIEKEVEEGLMLQDLISAQLISDYIIVELSGSINDLQGTKRIAAAVGWLVSQCPNSLKICSQTLQEYIEDGIDGEFGKRFYLDWKERRLAGLPSQEPGAIIELYNSVLQFLSDAASSEHLCDLSWPVTEFSERGGNKLLPHLHWNMPDHLAWLKKAVLSFQIPYLDLPPLGAPWRPVCHMIFQYVSQIANSSHTQPLIQSQVENLLSKTYQKWKNRTLGSSDGPSVDEIPWDAILAVCIDHKLRDWKPPKLPVAPEAVSEDGQIRVYFFKEHLQNFTIPYAWEQARLRTQEEIRQGHERSRIKSTVSFKKPRSISMMPEQNDAGMSMLLSQGRSIPSADALTDTTLAKDLLPERLLSQLQQEKMESRRFEEQLHQCLTEDTEPLGDFVGLPLYLPQSLVSTPAITGPLIKSSMPPVQGAGSQAGCELLEDNLSPILSDRLKHLQRLLRANREGEVASELHLSTLMDMVDI; this is encoded by the exons ATGAGCGCGGGGCCCCCGTTCCGCGGCCCGCCCGCCTTCCAACCGCCGCCGCTGCGCTTCGGGCAGGCCGCCGTGTtcgggccggggggcggcggcgctgccggcCTCCCCTtcggccccgcgcccgccgcctTCGGGCCGCCCTTCGGGCTGGGCCAGCCGGCGGCCTTCCCGGCGGCGGGGAGCAACGCGGGCTTCAGCTTCAAGCCGCCCACCAACCTGAGCAGCTTCCCGGCGCcgggcgaggcggcggcgggcggcggcggcggagcctTCGCGGCGCCCGAGTTCCGCTTTAAAGCTCCCgacagcgccgccgccgccgccttcaAGCCGCTGGCGGGCGCCGAGGCCGAGAagggcccggccgcccccgccgccttCACCTTCTCGCAGCCCTTCGGCTTCGCCCCCGAGGCGGCGGGCCCCgagccggcggcgggcggcggcttCTCCTTCTctcgccccgccgccgccgccgccgctctcGGCCGCCCCGAGGAGAAGGGCCCGCGGCCGCTCTTCGGCGCGGCGGAGGAGGCGGGCGACGCGGCGCCCAAGGGGCTGAAGCGGAAGGAGGAGCGGGAGCGCTCCCCGCGCcgggcggcggtggcggcggcggggggcggcgggcgggcggcggcggcgccgccggAGAAGCGAGCGGTGCTGCTGAGCCgcccccgcggcggggcccTGTTCGGCCGCAcgctgcaggaggtgctgcgCAGCCAGGGCCGCGGCCACCGCGACCGCGGAGACCCCGCCGAGGCCGAGCGGGGCCCCGCCGAGGAGCCGCCGCCTCCGGTTGCGGTGGCGGAGGGCCGGGAGCCGCCTCGGGCAGGTAAGGGCACGGGTGGCCGgtggccgccgccgccttcccGAGGGCTGCCTGCCCGACGTGTGGCACCCGCTGTCTTTCCAGACGCCCCTCCTGTCACCGCCGGGCGCAGGGTGCGGGGCAGCGAGAGCACGGACAGCCTGGGAGGCCTGTCGCCGGGCGAGCTCACGGCCATCCAGTGCAAAAACGTCCCCGACTACCTCAACGACAGGACGGTGCTGGAGAAGCACTTCGGCCAGTTTGTGAAGGTCCGCCGGGTCATGACCAGGCGCAATAAGAAAATGGCCATTCTGCACTTCTTTGATCAT GCCTCTGCTGCCCTTgccaaaaaaaaggcaaaagagtTGCACAAAGACATAGTAACATTctggcaaaagaagaaaacaa GCCCTGCGAAAAGAGAATTTTCATccaaggagaagaaagcaggTGAAGATGAAGGAAGGCAAAGCAGTGAAGAGCAAAACTACCAGCATTCCCCACTTAGGAAGCCTTTAATAAGATCCTCTGCCAGTGCTGTCATGCCTGGTAAAAG cTCTCCAGCTAAGAAGCCTGGTCTTCGAAAGGCGCTGCAGTTTGAAGCAGATCTGTTTGATTCtagttctgaagggcagaacTCAGAGGCCATGGGAACTTCATTATCATCTCTCAGTAACCTGATTGGGTTAGTGGCTGAGACATCTGAAGAAAGATACCGTCTTCTGGACCAAAGGGACAAAATAATGCGACAAG cTCGAATAAAAAGGACTGATCTTGGCAAAGCAAAAACTGTCATTGGCACTTGTCCTGACATGTGTCCTGAAAAGGAGCGTTACATGAGGGAGACGAGAAACCAGCTCAGTACCTTTGAGTTGCTTTTGGGATCTGACAAG GTAGATCATGCAGCAGCAATCAAGGAATATAGCAGGTCTTCAGCAGACCAGGAGGAGCCTTTGCCTCATGAATTGAGACCCTCTGAAGTGTTGAGCATGACCATGGACTATTTAGTGACAAACATTATGGACCAAGGGGAAGGAAATTACCGAGAATGGTATGACTTTGTTTGGAACAGAACTCGAGGAATAAGAAAG GATATAacccagcagcatctctgtaACCCACTGATGGTATCTCTGATTGAGAAATGTGCTCGTTTTCACATCCATTGTGCTCACCACTTGTGTGAAGAGCCTATGTCTTCCTTTGATGCCAAAATCAACAACGAGAATATGACAAAATGCCTGCAAAGCTTGAAGGAGATGTATCAGGACCTGGCTAACAAGGGAATTTACTGCAAGAGTGAAGCGGAATTCAGAGGTTATAATGTTTTGCTGAATCTCAACAAGGGTGATATTCTCAG GGAAGTGCAGCAGTTTCATCCAGAGGTTAGAAACTCTCCTGAAGTTAGATTTGCAGTTCAAGCTTTTGCTGCATTAAACAGCAACAACTTTGTGAGGTTTTTCAAGTTAGTGCAGGCAGCTTCTTATCTGAATGCCTGTCTCTTACATTGTTATTTCAACCAG ATTCGTAAAGATGCTCTCAAATCTCTCAATATTGCCTACACTGTAAGCACCCAAAGATGTACTCTGTTTCCATTGGATCACCTGGTTCGCATGCTGCTCTTCAAAGATTGTGAAGAAGCAACTCATTTTATAAGTTACTATGGCCTGAGTGTATCTGATGG tgctTATGTAGAGCTGAATCGCTCAGCTTTTTTGGAGCCTGATGGATTACCCAAGCCCCGTAAATCACTGTTTGTCAGCCGGAAGCTAACTGTCTCGGTTGGGGAAGTTGTAAATGGCGGACCATTACCATCAGTGCCTCACCACGTGCCTGTGTCTAGCTTTAATGGACAGAGCAAATATACTGGTGGAAGCACCTCTGTGGATCAAGCTAGTAGTAGCCAAAAGTCCAGTGTAGAAGCAACAG AAGGAAGAGTGGAAAGCAAAGGTGTGGATTTAGATGTTACAGCAGTAAGAGCCCAGCCTCAAGCTCATCTTCTGCCCTCACTGTTACCTCGTCCTCTTGTGCCAATGCTACCTCCTGTGCAGGCAATTTCCCAGTCTGCTGGACAACCTGAGCCTCTTTCTTCAAAGCCTCAGCCTGTATACACAGACACA GACATCGCTGAGGTGGTGGACGGGCTTGTGCATGATGTTCTCAAAGGAGAGTGCAGAGAAGTTGGCAGAGCAGGAGCCGATTACGTGACTGCAGCGATCTG TACCTCGGAGGCCACTGTGGAGGAACTGGTGGCTGAAGTGATGGAGGAAGTTCTCCGACAAGTGGTTGGAAGCACGCTCAGCGCAGAAAGGGAGCGTGTTAAGGAGGAAAGGCGCAGAGTGGAGGAAGAGAg GCAAAGGCAGGAAAGAGAACAGTTAATAAAGCAGTTGAGTCAGTTGGTGGGTATGGAGTTAATGGAAGAAGTAATAAACGAGACTGTTCAAGAAGCTTCAGCCAATGAGTTGAA ATGTGCCTTAGAAAGAGACCGGCAAGCCCGTATTGCCCGGTGTTCAGAAGAAGTCTGTGGTCATGTCATGGACCACTTCCTGGAGGATGAGATTTTCCAGATTGCAAAGGAAACCCTGCAGGAGCTCCAGtgtttctgcaaatatttgc gaagGTGGAGGGAGGCAGTGGCAGCTCGAACAAAGCTGAAACGTCAAATGAGGGCATTTCCAGCTGCTCCCTGTTGCACAGAtccaaaaaataaactgaaagctCTGTCCCCCAGTGCTGAGTGGCCTATAGCCATGGAGAACTTGTGCAGGAGACTTGTAAACCTGGGGAATGGAGGAAAGCTGGGAATCTCTTGCACGAG GCTGAATTGGCTGAGAAACAAGACAGTGCATGAAATCAGAGTTCGTCACTTCTACCAGCAATTGTTAAG TGATTTAGCTTGGACTCCCCTGGATCTCACTTCATTAATCACTGAGCATATACCATTTCAACAAGAACAGATATTTTGGAAAGTGCTATTGGTTTTGCCAAATGATGAATATGCAGAGGATGATCTCAACAG AGTATTGGTGGATTGGTTTAAGACCAAGTTTATTGGAGacaaaagctggaagaaaaacgCTTCATGTGCAGAAGGTAGAATTCAAACACTGACATTATTTAATTCTCCTGGCATGCAAGGGAGCAGAAGCATTAAAGTCAGTGTGTGTGTTAAG GTGGTACATGGTGTGCTCTCTGACTCTGAGCTTGATGCAGCGAACGTGCAAAAAGACTTACTTGGAACCAGTGGACTCATTCTTCTCCTGCCCCCTAGAGTAAGGAGTGAAGATGTTGCAGAAGAAGATGTTTATTGGCTTTCAGCCTTGCTGCAGTTGAAACAGTTGCTTCAGGTCAAACCTTTCCACCCAATAGTTCCTTTGGTGGTTGTAGTCCCcactgaggaagaggaggccaTAGAGAAAGAAGTTGAAGAAG gtttaatGCTGCAGGACTTGATTTCAGCCCAGCTTATTTCAGACTACATCATTGTTGAGTTATCAGGTTCTATCAATGACTTACAAGGCACGAAAAGG attgctgcagctgtgggctGGTTGGTTTCCCAGTGCCCTAACTCCCTTAAGATCTGCAGTCAGACCCTTCAGGAGTACATTGAGGATGGGATTGATGGTGAATTTGGCAAGCGCTTCTACCTTGACTGGAAGGAGAGACGTTTAGCTGGCCTGCCATCTCAGGAACCCGGGGCCATCATAGAGCTGTACAACAGTGTGCTGCAGTTTCTTTCAGATGCAGCGTCCTCAGAGCATCTTTGTGACTTGTCTTGGCCTGTTACTGAGTTTTCAGAGCGTGGGGGTAACAAGCTGTTACCCCACCTGCACTGGAACATGCCTGATCACCTAGCTTGGCTGAAAAAGGCTGTGCTGTCCTTCCAGATCCCCTACCTAGATCTGCCTCCATTAGGTG CTCCTTGGCGTCCTGTTTGCCACATGATTTTTCAGTATGTATCTCAGATCGCTAATTCTTCGCATACTCAACCACTGATCCAGTCTCAAGTGGAGAATCTGCTGAGCAAAACGTAtcagaagtggaaaaacagGACATTGGGGAGCTCTGATGGGCCTTCTGTTGATGAGATCCCTTGGGATGCTATCCTGGCAGTCTGCATTGATCATAAGCTGAGAGACTGGAAACCCCCAAAATTGCCTGTTGCACCAG AAGCAGTAAGTGAAGATGGACAGATTCGGGTGTACTTCTTCAAGGAGCATTTACAGAACTTCACTATCCCTTACGCGTGGGAACAAGCCAGACTGCGCACGCAGGAGGAGATCCGGCAGGGCCATGAGAG GTCAAGGATAAAATCTACTGTCTCTTTTAAGAAACCCCGTAGCATCTCCATGATGCCAGAACAAAATGACGCTGGCATGAGCATGCTCTTGAGTCAAGGAAGGAGCATTCCCAGTGCAGATGCACTCACAGACACAACCTTGGCCAAGGATCTTCTCCCAGAGCGTCTGTTAAGCCAgttgcaacaggaaaaaatggaaagcagaag GTTTGAAGAACAGTTACACCAATGTCTAACTGAGGACACAGAGCCCCTTGGAGACTTCGTGGGTCTTCCTCTCTACCTTCCCCAGTCCCTGGTCTCCACCCCAGCTATCACTGGTCCGTTGATCAAGAGTTCCATGCCACCTGTTCAAGGG GCTGGAAGTCAAGCAGGATGTGAGCTGTTGGAGGACAACCTAAGCCCCATACTGTCGGACAGACTGAAACACTTGCAAAGGCTCCTCAGAGCTAACAGGGAGGGTGAGGTTGCTTCTGAGCTCCACCTGTCTACTCTGATGGACATGGTGGATATCTGA